Genomic window (Cellulosilyticum lentocellum DSM 5427):
TAAAAGTGTAATATAATATAAAGGATAATCAATAAGTCATTGAAGGAAAATTTAAGGGGGAATATAGATGGCAGTTATTTATTGCTTTTCAGCAACAGGCAATAGTTTATATGTAGCAAAACAAATAGGGGAGGCCATAGGAGGGCAAGTATTACCGATGAAAAATGGTCATATAAACTGCGTTGATGAAGTGATTGGGTTTGTATTTCCAACCTATTACTGGGGATTACCTTATCAAGTAGAACGCTTTATTTCAGAACTAACTATTACAAGCCAGAATCCCTACATATTTGCTGTAGCAACTTATGGAGGAGCTGTAAAGGGAATATGTGGAGCAGTAGAAGAGTTATTAATACAAAAGGGGCAGCACTTAAGTTATAGTAAAAAACTTAAAGCTGTAGAAAACTATATTCCTAGTTATAAGGTGAATAATACTCAGGGAATGGAAAATAAGGTAAATGCCCAATTAAAACCTATTATAGAAGCTGTTAAAAGTAATCAAACCATAAAGGTGGAATCCTATACATTCATTAATAAGATAATATATAAATTTTTTCCTGCTAAAGAAAAAGATTGTGACCAGTACTTTACCGTTTCTAATCTGTGTAATCATTGCGGAACTTGTAGTAAGGTATGTCCGGTAGAGAATATTATTGTAGAGGAAGCAGAAATACAATTTCAGCATCATTGCGAGCATTGTTTAGCATGCATTCATGCCTGTCCTCAAGTAGCTATAGAATGGAAAAAAGGTACACTAGGCAAAGAACGTTTTCGTAATAGACATATTAGCTTAAAGGAGCTCATGCTATTTAATAGTGGCACTAGTATAGAGGGTAAGGAGTAAGCAGGAAGCAGTAGGTGGTATATTACTCTTTCATGTAACAGTGGTATCTAAAAAGTGACAACCTTTATATGAAAAAGTATGGGCGTAAATTCAAAAATCTCCATGTGATTTTGATTGCAATTTTGATAATGTAAGTATTTATAAGTGGGAAGAACAGACATGGCAGCTTTATAAGACCTATTTATTTAAATAAGAAAATGACACATTAATACGATAGATCATTATAGTAAAGAACCTAATAAGCTAAGTACTTGTTAGGTTCTTTACTATATGGTCATTACGCCACCAAAACGTGCTAGATAATCTTGATGTTCTTTAAAGTGAGGGTCATAAGCACCTACTTTTCTCCAGAAAGAACGATCGTGATTGAGATGATGGATATGACAAAGTTCGTGGATTACCACATAGTCAATGACCTGAAGTGGCGCCATTGAAAGTCTATAATTAAAAGTCAGATCCTTATAGCTATTACAAGTGCCCCAAGAACAAGGTGAGTCTACAACGGTAATACTTTTAGCATTTACACCAATTAGTTTTTCAAAGTGCTTAACTCTCTTTTTAACAATTACTTTGGTTTGTGCTATATAAAATTTCTTTAAAAGAAGCTGTATTTCTTCTTCTGTTTCAGGGATAGTTTCTAGTAACTCTCCTAATTGACAGGCCTTTCCTTGGAATAAAAAAGTCTCATCTTCAGTATAAT
Coding sequences:
- a CDS encoding EFR1 family ferrodoxin (N-terminal region resembles flavodoxins. C-terminal ferrodoxin region binds two 4Fe-4S clusters.); amino-acid sequence: MAVIYCFSATGNSLYVAKQIGEAIGGQVLPMKNGHINCVDEVIGFVFPTYYWGLPYQVERFISELTITSQNPYIFAVATYGGAVKGICGAVEELLIQKGQHLSYSKKLKAVENYIPSYKVNNTQGMENKVNAQLKPIIEAVKSNQTIKVESYTFINKIIYKFFPAKEKDCDQYFTVSNLCNHCGTCSKVCPVENIIVEEAEIQFQHHCEHCLACIHACPQVAIEWKKGTLGKERFRNRHISLKELMLFNSGTSIEGKE
- a CDS encoding M48 family metallopeptidase — its product is MKLIIDEREIIFNTQSTKAKKMTLEATPEGHITLKVPAKTTEAEILAFVKAHSKTILAFQDRVENRKYISSKKNYTEDETFLFQGKACQLGELLETIPETEEEIQLLLKKFYIAQTKVIVKKRVKHFEKLIGVNAKSITVVDSPCSWGTCNSYKDLTFNYRLSMAPLQVIDYVVIHELCHIHHLNHDRSFWRKVGAYDPHFKEHQDYLARFGGVMTI